From a single Vibrio sp. BS-M-Sm-2 genomic region:
- a CDS encoding aldehyde dehydrogenase family protein, with translation MTQLQNVQAENALYIGGEWQAGVSTVANINPSDISENIGNFAQASAEQVQQAISAAKHAQPEWEKTPIERKQAVLQAIGDELIARCDELGTLLSREEGKPFPEGRGEIYRAGQFFQYFAAEVLRQIGDNADSVRPGVSVEVTREAVGVIGIISPWNFPTATAAWKIAPALAFGNSVIWKPANLTPASAVALTEIIHRQGIPAGTFNLVLGSGSTVGDALINSKEVNGVSFTGSVDTGRKVAAATAPNFVRCQLEMGSKNALVVADDADIQTAVDATIAGSFSGAGQKCTASSRLVVMDGIHDQYVEALIKRMSELKVGHALEDGVFMGPVVDGNQLEANLGWVEKARQSGGELAFGGERLSMKHEGFYMSPTLFLNTKNDWEVNQEEVFAPMASVIRVADLEEAIATTNDTRFGLTGGIITQSLRTSAMFKQQAQTGCVMVNLPTAGTDYHVPFGGRKESSFGPREQGQYAKEFYTVVKTAYQRPY, from the coding sequence ATGACTCAATTACAGAATGTTCAAGCAGAAAATGCACTTTACATCGGCGGCGAATGGCAAGCGGGTGTAAGTACCGTTGCGAACATTAACCCATCAGATATTTCTGAAAACATCGGTAACTTTGCACAAGCAAGTGCGGAACAAGTTCAACAAGCGATTTCAGCGGCGAAGCACGCTCAACCAGAGTGGGAAAAAACGCCGATTGAACGCAAGCAAGCGGTGCTTCAAGCGATTGGTGATGAGTTGATTGCACGTTGTGATGAGCTAGGCACGCTTCTTTCTCGTGAAGAAGGTAAGCCTTTTCCTGAAGGTCGTGGTGAGATTTACCGTGCTGGTCAGTTCTTCCAATACTTTGCGGCTGAAGTGCTTCGTCAAATTGGTGACAACGCGGATTCAGTACGCCCAGGCGTTTCTGTAGAAGTGACTCGTGAAGCGGTAGGCGTTATCGGCATCATCTCTCCTTGGAACTTCCCGACAGCAACGGCTGCTTGGAAAATTGCTCCTGCATTGGCTTTCGGTAACAGCGTTATCTGGAAACCAGCAAACCTAACACCAGCAAGTGCGGTTGCGCTTACTGAGATCATCCACCGCCAAGGTATCCCTGCAGGTACGTTTAACCTTGTACTAGGTAGCGGTTCAACGGTAGGTGATGCACTGATCAACTCTAAAGAAGTGAACGGTGTGAGCTTTACTGGTTCTGTTGATACAGGTCGTAAGGTTGCAGCTGCTACAGCGCCAAACTTCGTTCGTTGCCAACTAGAAATGGGCAGTAAGAACGCACTTGTGGTTGCTGATGATGCTGATATCCAAACAGCTGTTGATGCGACTATCGCAGGTTCGTTCTCTGGTGCGGGTCAAAAATGTACAGCATCTTCTCGTCTAGTGGTTATGGATGGCATTCACGACCAATACGTTGAAGCACTGATCAAACGTATGAGCGAACTGAAAGTCGGTCACGCACTAGAAGACGGCGTGTTCATGGGGCCTGTTGTTGACGGCAACCAACTTGAAGCAAACCTAGGTTGGGTTGAGAAAGCACGTCAAAGCGGCGGTGAGCTAGCATTTGGTGGCGAACGCCTAAGCATGAAACACGAAGGTTTCTACATGTCTCCAACGCTGTTCTTGAACACTAAGAACGATTGGGAAGTGAACCAAGAAGAAGTGTTTGCACCAATGGCAAGTGTGATTCGTGTTGCTGACCTAGAAGAGGCTATCGCGACAACCAACGATACTCGCTTTGGTCTAACGGGCGGCATCATCACTCAGAGCCTACGTACTAGCGCGATGTTCAAGCAACAAGCGCAAACCGGTTGTGTGATGGTGAACCTACCAACAGCAGGCACGGATTACCACGTACCGTTTGGTGGCCGTAAAGAGTCTAGCTTCGGTCCTCGTGAGCAAGGTCAATACGCGAAAGAGTTCTACACAGTAGTGAAGACAGCTTACCAGCGTCCTTACTAA
- a CDS encoding RidA family protein has translation MNAQTKKHPVKTALFASKAPLEWAIVNNGTLYTAQIPIDETGAVVEGGIEAQTRQTFNNLVHTLECAGESMDSVLQVLIYVTDREYLKTVNSVYGEYFNAPYPNRAAVVVAGLAREEMLVEFVVYASASQPE, from the coding sequence GTGAACGCACAAACTAAAAAACACCCAGTAAAAACCGCTCTTTTTGCTTCAAAAGCACCACTAGAGTGGGCAATCGTAAATAACGGCACTCTATACACCGCGCAGATTCCAATTGATGAAACGGGCGCAGTAGTAGAAGGCGGTATCGAAGCGCAAACGCGTCAGACTTTTAACAACCTTGTTCATACGTTGGAGTGTGCAGGCGAATCTATGGATTCCGTGCTGCAAGTTCTGATTTACGTGACAGACCGTGAATATCTAAAAACGGTCAACAGCGTATACGGAGAATACTTCAATGCACCTTATCCAAACCGTGCTGCGGTCGTCGTTGCAGGGTTAGCAAGAGAAGAGATGTTAGTCGAGTTTGTGGTTTATGCATCGGCGTCTCAACCTGAATAA
- a CDS encoding LysR family transcriptional regulator, with protein sequence MSIKLQQLKHFVLVVEEGGFRAASHRANRSQAALSTSIKELEKILGQPLFETGNKSTLTPFGEICLPKIIQFLNVYKALDNDLRAAAAGQQGRVRIASVPSVAAKLIPSVLGAFCEQYPNVEVSLIDDNAAGVEARLLSGEVDVALGNSSHLEEENIDFTPLLSDPIGVVCLKDNPIASQREGIEWQTLLKQPFIRNGTCTLLDPTPARMLSEQALYSVENITSLFSVLELGIGVTTLPKLAFPTNETRLVWIPLIDPPLQRQIGIFRLSDRTISPQAQAFHDLCVQYLSYEE encoded by the coding sequence ATGAGTATTAAGCTACAACAGTTAAAACATTTTGTTTTAGTGGTCGAAGAAGGGGGATTTCGAGCAGCATCTCACCGAGCAAATCGCTCGCAAGCGGCACTTTCTACATCGATAAAAGAGCTGGAAAAAATACTCGGCCAACCTCTGTTTGAAACAGGCAACAAATCGACACTGACGCCTTTTGGAGAAATATGCTTGCCAAAAATCATTCAATTCTTGAATGTTTACAAAGCATTAGACAATGACCTACGCGCAGCGGCGGCTGGACAACAAGGAAGAGTTCGAATAGCAAGCGTGCCTTCGGTAGCCGCAAAACTAATCCCTAGTGTTTTAGGGGCTTTTTGTGAACAGTACCCAAATGTAGAAGTGAGTTTGATTGATGATAATGCGGCAGGTGTAGAAGCAAGATTACTCTCTGGAGAGGTGGATGTTGCCCTCGGTAATAGCTCCCATTTAGAAGAAGAGAACATCGACTTCACGCCTTTGCTTTCTGATCCGATCGGTGTGGTGTGCCTAAAAGACAATCCTATTGCCTCTCAACGGGAAGGAATCGAATGGCAAACATTGTTAAAACAACCCTTCATTCGTAACGGGACTTGTACCCTACTTGACCCAACACCCGCACGCATGCTCAGCGAACAAGCTTTGTATTCAGTAGAGAACATTACCTCGCTGTTTTCGGTGTTAGAGCTCGGAATAGGCGTAACTACGCTACCTAAACTGGCTTTCCCAACCAACGAAACCCGCTTAGTGTGGATTCCATTAATTGACCCGCCCTTGCAACGACAAATTGGTATTTTCAGATTGTCTGATCGTACGATCTCACCACAAGCACAGGCTTTCCATGACTTATGTGTTCAATACCTCAGTTATGAAGAGTAA
- a CDS encoding ATP synthase subunit I, with translation MRLNGISSDILVAAKRVVLCQIVLAIGVVLYEVFFGNKVDMESSALGIVIAMLPPLFGFIYASLKVRKNPNYSLRDLMQMSRVVKITYTFLMFILAFQFFKLDNPVILYAYIFTMVGYFLTPFITASNRSEYA, from the coding sequence ATGAGGCTTAATGGGATTAGTAGCGACATCCTTGTTGCCGCTAAAAGAGTTGTTCTCTGCCAAATAGTATTAGCCATCGGTGTAGTTTTATATGAAGTGTTTTTTGGTAATAAAGTAGATATGGAATCATCAGCTTTGGGCATCGTAATTGCGATGTTGCCACCGCTGTTTGGATTTATATATGCAAGCCTAAAGGTGCGTAAGAACCCTAACTATAGTTTACGTGACTTAATGCAAATGAGTCGTGTCGTAAAAATAACATATACGTTTTTAATGTTTATCTTGGCATTCCAGTTCTTCAAACTGGATAACCCAGTAATATTATATGCGTACATATTTACTATGGTTGGATACTTCTTAACACCATTTATTACCGCCTCTAATAGATCGGAGTACGCGTAG
- the atpB gene encoding F0F1 ATP synthase subunit A, translating to MDQVTTAHEYIEHHLTFLTTGDGFWAFNIDSMLVSWITGLLFIGAFRYVATRGTSGVPGRFQCFIELVFDFVNNLVKEIFQAEDKLIGPLALTTFVWVLLMNAVDLLPIDLIPGLTRAVGLEHFRDLPTADVNIPMSMALGVFILLLTYTFKNKGLKGFIKELTTQPFDNPLLYPVNLVLELITLISKPISLGLRLFGNMYAGEMIFILIALMPWWMQWALSVPWALFHILIVFLQAFIFMVLTVVYLGMATEEHH from the coding sequence ATGGATCAAGTCACTACCGCTCACGAATACATAGAGCATCACTTAACCTTCTTAACTACAGGTGATGGGTTCTGGGCGTTTAACATTGACTCGATGTTGGTATCTTGGATTACAGGTTTACTTTTCATCGGTGCATTTCGGTATGTAGCCACTCGTGGCACTAGCGGCGTTCCAGGTCGTTTTCAATGTTTTATCGAGCTTGTCTTTGACTTCGTTAATAATCTCGTCAAAGAAATTTTTCAAGCAGAAGATAAATTAATAGGACCACTGGCATTAACCACTTTTGTTTGGGTGTTGTTAATGAATGCAGTCGACCTATTACCCATTGATTTAATCCCGGGGTTAACCCGAGCTGTAGGTCTAGAGCACTTTAGAGACCTACCAACAGCAGACGTAAATATACCAATGTCGATGGCACTCGGTGTTTTTATTCTACTGTTAACCTATACATTTAAAAATAAAGGTTTGAAAGGCTTTATCAAAGAGCTAACTACTCAGCCATTTGATAACCCTCTTTTATATCCTGTTAACTTAGTTCTTGAATTAATAACATTAATTTCAAAGCCAATATCACTAGGTTTACGATTATTCGGAAATATGTATGCAGGCGAGATGATATTCATCCTTATTGCACTAATGCCTTGGTGGATGCAGTGGGCACTGAGTGTACCTTGGGCCTTATTCCACATATTAATCGTATTCTTACAAGCATTTATATTTATGGTACTGACCGTTGTTTATTTAGGAATGGCAACAGAAGAACACCACTAA
- the atpE gene encoding F0F1 ATP synthase subunit C, with protein MDIVSAVLYVAGALLIGLGAAGAASGIGNLAGKYLEGVARQPDLTPMLRTQFFIMMGLVDAVPMIGVGIGLYIIFAVA; from the coding sequence ATGGATATCGTAAGCGCAGTTTTATATGTAGCAGGTGCATTACTGATCGGTTTAGGTGCAGCAGGTGCAGCATCTGGTATTGGTAACTTAGCAGGTAAATACCTTGAAGGTGTTGCGCGTCAACCAGACCTAACTCCAATGCTTCGTACTCAATTCTTCATCATGATGGGTCTTGTGGATGCTGTACCGATGATCGGCGTTGGTATCGGTCTATACATCATCTTCGCTGTGGCTTAA
- a CDS encoding F0F1 ATP synthase subunit B, with the protein MNLNASMFGQAISFVIFVWLCMKYVWPPLTAMLDERQKEIADGLRHSENAAKELELAKSNGAQLIEDARKNVTELIEQGRKRRNEIISLAQQEAEQEKARILEQGRAELEGERQKIRRELQADMADAVIQSAQKLISKNLDSATNRALVDQMISEL; encoded by the coding sequence ATGAACTTAAATGCAAGCATGTTTGGACAAGCAATCTCATTCGTGATTTTTGTTTGGCTCTGCATGAAATATGTATGGCCCCCTCTCACCGCGATGTTAGACGAGCGCCAAAAAGAAATCGCTGATGGTTTACGCCACTCAGAGAACGCTGCGAAAGAGCTAGAACTAGCAAAATCCAATGGCGCACAACTCATCGAAGATGCAAGAAAGAATGTGACTGAACTGATTGAACAAGGCCGAAAACGCCGCAACGAAATCATCAGCTTAGCGCAACAAGAAGCCGAACAAGAAAAGGCACGCATCTTAGAACAAGGTAGAGCTGAGCTAGAAGGCGAACGCCAAAAGATACGCCGTGAACTTCAGGCGGATATGGCAGACGCAGTGATTCAAAGTGCACAGAAATTGATTAGCAAAAATCTAGATTCTGCAACGAACCGCGCGCTGGTTGACCAAATGATTAGCGAACTCTAA
- a CDS encoding F0F1 ATP synthase subunit delta, protein MSDYTNIAHPYAKASFEFALGENQLQEWHSMLSILVAVAEEETIASQISSAEGAPTQQTEELANLIIRICQGLVDDHVINLIRVLAENGRLSVVRDLFELFCELKDEHERVVPVTVTSSEILTQDQVTSLTAALEKKLERQVEMKQVIDDTLVGGMVIKAGETVIDGSLNTSIDRLAHQLHAR, encoded by the coding sequence ATGTCAGATTACACCAATATTGCTCATCCCTACGCCAAAGCATCGTTTGAATTTGCTTTAGGTGAGAACCAGTTACAAGAGTGGCACTCAATGCTGTCCATTCTTGTGGCTGTCGCGGAAGAAGAAACAATCGCTAGTCAGATTTCGTCTGCAGAAGGTGCTCCTACACAACAAACCGAAGAGTTGGCAAACCTCATCATTCGTATTTGCCAAGGCCTCGTTGATGACCACGTCATTAATCTCATTCGAGTCTTGGCCGAGAACGGCCGCCTTTCTGTTGTAAGAGACCTGTTTGAATTGTTCTGCGAGCTCAAGGACGAACATGAACGTGTAGTGCCTGTCACTGTCACCAGTTCAGAAATACTGACACAAGATCAAGTTACGTCATTAACAGCTGCACTTGAGAAGAAATTAGAGCGTCAGGTTGAAATGAAGCAGGTTATTGATGACACGCTAGTGGGTGGAATGGTCATCAAGGCGGGTGAAACCGTGATCGATGGTTCGTTAAACACATCAATTGACCGATTGGCTCATCAACTTCACGCGAGATAG
- the atpA gene encoding F0F1 ATP synthase subunit alpha: MQLNSNEISDLIKERISKFNVSTEARNEGTIVSVRDGIITINGLADVMQGEMIELPGGKYALALNLDTHSVGAVVMGPYIDLSEGMKVKGTGRILEVPVGNGLLGRVVNTLGEPIDGKGPISCERLDPVEVIAPGVIERKSVDQPIQTGYKAVDTMVPIGRGQRELIIGDRQTGKTALAIDAIINQKDSGIKCVYVAIGQKASTIANVVRKLEEHDALKNTIVVVASASESAALQYLAPYAGCTMGEYFRDRGEDALIIYDDLSKQAVAYRQISLLLKRPPGREAFPGDVFYLHSRLLERAARVNAEYVEKFTNGEVKGQTGSLTALPIIETQAGDVSAFVPTNVISITDGQVFLQTQLFNSGLRPAVDPGISVSRVGGAAQCKIIKKLSGGIRTSLAQYRELAAFAQFSSDLDEMTRKQLDHGERVTELMKQKQYSPMSVAEQATVIYAAEKGYLAGVELNNIARFEEELIAYAKGQNPALFDKINATGDYNDNIESALKEILDGFVGMKAW, translated from the coding sequence ATGCAATTAAATTCAAATGAAATCAGCGATCTAATCAAAGAACGCATCTCGAAATTTAATGTGAGCACCGAAGCTCGCAACGAAGGCACTATCGTATCGGTTCGTGATGGCATCATCACAATCAATGGCCTTGCTGATGTCATGCAAGGCGAGATGATCGAGCTACCAGGTGGCAAGTACGCACTTGCACTTAACCTAGACACCCACTCTGTTGGCGCGGTGGTAATGGGTCCTTACATTGACCTTTCTGAAGGCATGAAAGTGAAAGGCACGGGTCGCATCTTAGAAGTACCTGTCGGTAACGGACTTCTGGGACGTGTAGTGAACACCTTAGGTGAACCGATTGATGGTAAAGGCCCAATAAGTTGTGAGCGTCTTGACCCAGTAGAAGTCATTGCACCAGGGGTAATTGAACGTAAGTCTGTGGACCAGCCAATTCAGACCGGCTATAAAGCTGTAGATACCATGGTACCTATTGGTCGTGGTCAACGTGAGCTGATCATCGGTGACCGTCAGACAGGTAAAACCGCTTTGGCAATCGATGCGATCATCAACCAAAAAGATTCTGGCATCAAATGCGTGTATGTGGCAATTGGTCAGAAAGCATCAACCATCGCTAACGTTGTTCGCAAGCTCGAAGAGCACGATGCACTTAAAAACACCATCGTGGTTGTTGCATCTGCATCAGAATCAGCAGCGCTGCAATACCTAGCACCCTACGCGGGTTGCACCATGGGTGAATACTTCCGTGACCGCGGTGAAGATGCACTGATCATTTATGATGATCTATCCAAACAAGCGGTAGCGTACCGTCAAATCTCATTGCTACTTAAACGCCCACCGGGTCGTGAAGCCTTCCCTGGCGACGTATTCTACCTTCACTCACGCCTACTAGAACGTGCAGCAAGAGTGAATGCAGAGTATGTAGAAAAGTTCACTAACGGTGAAGTTAAAGGCCAAACTGGCTCATTAACCGCGCTTCCTATCATTGAAACTCAAGCGGGGGACGTGTCTGCGTTCGTACCAACCAACGTAATCTCAATCACTGACGGTCAGGTTTTCCTACAAACCCAATTGTTTAACTCAGGTCTACGTCCTGCAGTCGATCCGGGGATCTCAGTATCTCGTGTGGGTGGTGCAGCACAGTGCAAGATCATCAAGAAATTGTCTGGTGGTATCCGTACTTCATTAGCTCAATACCGCGAGCTAGCGGCATTCGCTCAGTTCTCTTCTGATTTAGATGAGATGACCCGAAAACAACTCGACCATGGTGAGCGTGTAACCGAATTAATGAAACAAAAGCAATACTCTCCTATGTCGGTCGCTGAGCAAGCAACGGTTATTTACGCAGCAGAGAAAGGCTATCTCGCGGGTGTTGAACTAAACAACATAGCCCGTTTTGAAGAAGAGCTGATCGCTTACGCCAAAGGTCAAAACCCAGCATTATTCGACAAAATTAACGCGACTGGCGATTACAACGACAACATCGAGAGTGCTCTTAAAGAGATTCTAGATGGTTTTGTTGGCATGAAAGCTTGGTAA
- the atpG gene encoding F0F1 ATP synthase subunit gamma, with amino-acid sequence MASTKEIRTKIASVSNTQKITSAMEMVAASKMRKVQDNMTQTRPYAENMRQVISHVASGSLEYQHPYLQQREPKRVAYIIISSDRGLCGGLNSNLFKKVLEEMEQWRTKGVEVETTLIGSKAISFFQRGGNVIAQTSGLGDTPKLEDILGTVNAMLGHYDEGKIDSLYLVYNQFVNTMVQAPTTLQLLPHPSEAEAGSEPKKARRWDYIYEQAPKDILSELLHRYIESQVYQGIVESIACEQAARMVAMKAATDNAGQLIDDLQLVYNKARQAAITQELSEIVSGAQAV; translated from the coding sequence ATGGCAAGTACTAAAGAAATTCGCACCAAGATAGCCAGTGTTAGTAACACTCAGAAAATCACCAGTGCAATGGAAATGGTTGCAGCAAGTAAGATGCGCAAAGTTCAAGACAACATGACGCAAACGCGGCCTTACGCCGAGAACATGCGCCAAGTTATCTCTCATGTCGCATCGGGTTCACTGGAGTACCAGCACCCATACCTGCAACAGCGTGAACCAAAGCGTGTTGCTTACATCATTATCTCGTCCGATCGAGGCTTGTGTGGTGGCTTGAACTCAAACTTGTTCAAGAAAGTGTTAGAGGAAATGGAGCAATGGCGCACTAAAGGAGTCGAGGTAGAGACAACCTTAATTGGCTCGAAAGCTATCTCGTTCTTCCAACGCGGCGGCAATGTCATCGCGCAAACGTCAGGCCTTGGCGATACACCTAAACTAGAAGACATTTTAGGTACGGTAAATGCGATGTTAGGGCATTACGACGAAGGCAAAATCGATAGCTTGTATCTCGTTTACAACCAATTCGTCAACACCATGGTTCAAGCGCCAACGACGTTACAATTGCTCCCCCACCCTTCAGAAGCTGAGGCTGGTAGTGAGCCTAAAAAAGCGCGTCGTTGGGACTACATCTATGAGCAAGCACCCAAAGACATACTCTCAGAACTGTTACATCGATACATCGAATCACAAGTGTATCAAGGCATCGTTGAGAGTATAGCCTGTGAGCAAGCAGCCCGAATGGTCGCCATGAAAGCGGCAACCGATAATGCAGGCCAACTCATTGATGATTTGCAGTTGGTATATAACAAAGCGAGACAGGCTGCGATTACCCAAGAGCTGAGTGAAATAGTCTCAGGTGCCCAAGCTGTCTAG
- the atpD gene encoding F0F1 ATP synthase subunit beta yields MSVGKIVKVIGAVVDVEFSGGNSPRVYDALKVTSDEASSLVLEVQQQLGGNIVRCIAMGTSDGLRRGLTVENTGSPITVPVGEETLGRIMNVLGQPIDECGEIGQKESYEIHREAPSYEEQANSTELLETGVKVIDLICPFAKGGKIGLFGGAGVGKTVNMMELINNIAKAHSGLSVFTGVGERTREGNDFYYEMKEAGVLDKVAMVYGQMNEPPGNRLRVALTGLTMAERFRDEGRDVLLFIDNIYRYTLAGTEVSALLGRMPSAVGYQPTLAEEMGVLQERITSTRQGSITSIQAVYVPADDLTDPSPATTFAHLDATVVLSRNIAALGLYPAIDPLDSTSRQLDPLVVGQEHYDIAQTVQTTLQRYKELKDIIAILGMDELSTEDKQIVSRARKIERFLTQPYHVAEVFTGQKGVFVPLSETLRGFKGLLSGEYDDIPEQAFLYCGSIDEVLKKAKSL; encoded by the coding sequence ATGAGTGTTGGAAAAATAGTTAAAGTAATCGGCGCTGTGGTTGACGTCGAATTCAGCGGCGGCAACAGCCCTCGCGTTTATGATGCATTGAAAGTCACCAGCGACGAAGCAAGCTCGCTAGTATTGGAAGTTCAGCAACAACTTGGCGGCAACATCGTTCGTTGTATTGCAATGGGTACATCTGATGGCTTGCGCCGCGGCCTAACCGTTGAAAACACAGGCTCTCCAATCACGGTCCCTGTAGGCGAAGAAACGCTGGGCCGAATCATGAACGTGCTTGGTCAACCTATCGATGAGTGTGGTGAGATCGGTCAGAAAGAAAGCTACGAAATTCACCGAGAAGCCCCCTCTTATGAAGAGCAAGCCAACAGCACTGAGCTTCTAGAGACAGGTGTTAAGGTTATCGACCTTATTTGTCCTTTCGCTAAGGGCGGTAAAATCGGTCTGTTCGGTGGTGCGGGTGTAGGTAAAACCGTCAACATGATGGAGCTTATCAATAACATCGCCAAAGCCCACTCAGGTTTGTCTGTATTTACCGGTGTAGGTGAACGTACTCGTGAAGGTAACGATTTCTACTACGAGATGAAAGAAGCTGGCGTATTAGACAAAGTTGCCATGGTTTACGGTCAAATGAACGAGCCACCTGGAAACCGTCTACGTGTTGCACTTACTGGCCTGACTATGGCTGAGCGCTTCCGTGATGAAGGTCGTGACGTACTGTTGTTCATTGATAACATCTACCGTTACACGCTTGCGGGTACCGAGGTTTCAGCACTATTAGGTCGTATGCCTTCCGCGGTAGGTTACCAACCAACGCTGGCTGAAGAGATGGGTGTGCTTCAAGAACGTATCACTTCAACTAGACAGGGCTCTATCACGTCTATCCAAGCAGTATACGTACCAGCGGATGATTTGACTGACCCCTCACCTGCAACAACCTTTGCTCACTTAGATGCGACCGTTGTACTGTCTCGTAATATCGCTGCATTGGGTCTGTACCCTGCGATTGACCCGTTAGATTCGACGTCTCGTCAATTGGATCCTCTCGTGGTTGGTCAAGAGCATTACGACATTGCACAAACAGTTCAAACAACGTTGCAACGCTACAAAGAGCTAAAAGACATCATCGCGATTCTTGGTATGGATGAGCTTTCAACTGAAGATAAACAGATTGTATCTCGTGCTCGTAAGATTGAACGTTTCTTAACTCAGCCTTACCACGTAGCAGAAGTGTTTACCGGTCAGAAAGGTGTCTTTGTACCGCTAAGCGAAACACTAAGAGGCTTTAAAGGTCTGTTAAGCGGCGAGTATGACGACATCCCAGAGCAAGCGTTCTTGTACTGTGGCTCTATCGACGAAGTGCTTAAAAAAGCAAAATCACTCTAA
- a CDS encoding F0F1 ATP synthase subunit epsilon has protein sequence MAIGITDNTFQLNIVSAEGTLFSGPAYALAVSGSDGELGIRPGHSPLLSKIKPGVTVFVTDPKSEGQVLYVSGGMLEVQPDVVTVLADTALHGKDIDRARAEEAKYAALENINKGNVDINFAQAQLELAKAVAQLRASELTSSRTRH, from the coding sequence ATGGCTATCGGAATTACAGATAATACATTTCAACTTAATATTGTAAGTGCGGAAGGTACGCTGTTTTCAGGTCCAGCGTATGCCCTAGCCGTTTCTGGCTCGGATGGTGAGCTGGGTATCCGCCCCGGTCACTCCCCGCTTCTCAGCAAAATAAAACCGGGCGTAACAGTGTTTGTCACAGACCCTAAATCAGAGGGGCAAGTGCTTTATGTCTCTGGTGGGATGCTTGAAGTTCAACCCGATGTGGTAACAGTTTTGGCCGATACTGCCTTGCATGGTAAAGACATTGACCGCGCTCGTGCAGAAGAAGCGAAATATGCAGCTCTAGAAAATATCAATAAGGGCAATGTAGACATCAACTTTGCACAAGCTCAGCTTGAACTAGCAAAAGCCGTTGCTCAGCTTCGCGCATCAGAACTGACGTCTTCTCGCACTCGACACTGA
- a CDS encoding RNA-binding S4 domain-containing protein — MDQEHYEDADYEGYEHGEEGEEIEIEAIGIDVSSQPIELYKVFKIANLVSGGGEAKHIISEGYVAVNGELETRKRRKMYDGDFFEFNQEYYVVVCDQPVQEESEKPKKKEAPKQNNKAKKGQSKKDSKKKESKKSKAEMLSAKAEPKKEKKEKKPKKKADTPKPTRDDKSGRNSIEFF; from the coding sequence ATGGACCAAGAACATTACGAAGACGCTGATTACGAAGGTTATGAGCACGGTGAAGAAGGCGAAGAAATTGAAATCGAAGCCATTGGTATCGATGTTTCTTCTCAACCAATCGAGCTCTACAAAGTGTTTAAGATTGCTAACTTAGTAAGCGGTGGCGGTGAAGCTAAGCACATTATCTCGGAAGGTTACGTAGCGGTTAATGGTGAGCTAGAAACGCGTAAGCGCCGCAAGATGTACGATGGTGACTTTTTCGAATTCAACCAAGAATACTATGTAGTGGTGTGTGATCAGCCAGTACAAGAAGAATCAGAAAAGCCGAAAAAGAAAGAAGCGCCTAAACAAAATAACAAGGCGAAGAAAGGCCAGTCTAAAAAGGATTCTAAGAAGAAAGAGTCTAAGAAAAGCAAAGCTGAAATGCTAAGCGCAAAGGCTGAACCGAAGAAAGAGAAAAAAGAGAAGAAACCGAAAAAGAAAGCGGATACGCCAAAGCCAACTCGTGACGACAAAAGCGGCCGTAACTCGATTGAATTCTTCTAA